The Bdellovibrio sp. NC01 genome includes the window ATATCGGCCTGCACATTCGCATGACACAACAAACAAGATAGCGGCGTACTTGCAACAAGTGCTGGATACATGCTCATCACATAGTTATCGACGTGAACGTTAAATGTCTTCGAAACGTTGCTGACACCATCAGAGACATACAGTGTGACTTGCGTCACATCTGATACAAGCGCGTGTGCACTTCCCATTTGCAGCGCAAGCGTTCCGTTATTCCCCGTGATATCGCAGCTTGCAACATCAACGTAATAAGTATCAGCACTGCTTGCCCAGCAAGTTAAATTCTGAGGATCAGGGAAAGTCGCATTACCACCAGGATTCGCAGTGAACGACACATCGAAAACTGCATTAGCGAAACATTTGTTACCACATTTTTCGGCGACGGTGCCATTTGTACCTGGCCATGCCGTAATCGCAGGAACTTCATCGACAAAATCAACACTGACAGCCATCTCTTTAGTGATGATGTGCGGAGTGGGGCTGACTTGATCGGCAAACTGAACTTTTATGTTACACGGACCGCCGTTATAAGAAGTCGCACCATCTTTATTAAAATAATGAGCTGTCGGCGTGAATGAAAACTCTCCTGTGGAAGCATCAATTTGCACCGAGCCATAGTCAGAACATTTTGGTGAGGTTGCCGCTACAAGCGAATACGCGCCACCACCCTCTTCATCAGAAACCACATCAGCATCCGCAGCCAATGTCGTTTGCGAAGAGTTGCGATTTAAAGAGTTCGCGATCGGAATCGTTAAGCTTGGGGTAACGGTATCCAGAGTAACACTGATCGTGTTACTTTGTGCAACGTTACCCGCTTCATCGCGAACCCACATGTTGATCGTATGCGCGCCGTCACCTGTTAGTGTCGTTGTGTTTACACCAGCTGCACAACTGACCCATGCCGCATCGCCAATTGCTGGAGCGACTCCACCATCTGGGATAAATGCCACTTGATAGAATGAATCAGGGTTTTGATTTGCATCCACGCACGATGAAACATTAATCGCGATAGGATTGTCTTCGATAGATCCATTTACCAGTGAAATCGTTGGCACCGATGGCGCTGTGCGATCCAAATGATAAGCTAGTGGATATGGATAACAATAAATGTTTCCTGCGGCGTCTTCCGATTTCAAACTCCACGCATAATCACCGTCAGTCGTTAAAGCTGTGGCCGGAGTTAAGCTGTAATCACCCGTCGTTTTATCCGCTTTCGTATCCGCCAACACCGGTCCTGAACATGTGATTGAATTATATAAAGTTAAAATTGCTTCAGGCTCGGTATTACCTTTAATAATGGGCGACGTCGAAAAACTTACGTTTTGCGGATCGAAATCAAGTGTATTAATCGTTGGAATAATGTCGTCAAAATGAACTTCAAACGTTGTTGAGGCTTCACTTTCCTCTCCACGTTTACCAAGAGCGGCTCCTTGAGGAAGTCTTAACGAAACAACGCCTTGCCCTTGTGGAGTCAGGGTCACTTCATAAGTTTTACTGTCGATAGCAGTGACTTGCGCAAGCGTGGCATTTGTTAGATCAAAATCATCTGACTTCAACACGTCAGGTGGACGATTGAAGGTAAGAACGACTTTAATAGTTGGGTTGTTCGTGAAATAGGCGGGACTTCCTGCAGATTTCAATGCAGGCACCAGCTCTGTGGCATGCACATCGCCGGAAATAGTACATCCTGACAATCCAAAGGAAAGTCCAAGAGACAGCAATAAGGTTACGTACAGGTTTATACAAGTGTTCATAAAGCGTTCCGATAATTTTGTATCGGCATATCCCGCTCTAATTATATATTGAAGGCCATCAAATTCTATTCAAAGCGAATGCTCAAAATGAGTCACTCTAAAGACTAAATTGAGTCAGTTACCTTCAGAGCGAAATGAGCGCGTGTTCGCAGTTAAAAAGCGATCAACTTCACTCTAAAACTTAGGAAATTTTCATTTTTGTAAGAATAAGAATTGTTCCATATATGCACTTTTGTTCGATCAGGATATCGCACTTTGGAATACTTTGGCGGTACTGCGCTCAAGCTCTTTTGCAAGAAGCTGAGCATTCGCTGAAAGATCACCTTTAGATATCAGCACAATTTTATATTTAATCTTATGTGCAAATTCAGAATACACTTCTGTGAGTTGAAGATGAGGTACTGATGCCGCGACGAAATCAGGCACGAAACCAATTCCTAGACCTTCACTTGCAAAGCGTGCGATCACTTCCCAACTTTCTACGATCATCGAAACTGGAGCGGTCTTTTTATAGCGGTTTTTATAGAGCTTACGAACTTCCGCGACACCTGGTTTTTCTTCTGTCGCAAGAAAGCCCAAAGTTTTATATTGATCCTTAAAGCCTTTTCCAATCACGCAGCAAAAATGCCCTTCATGCAGAATGTATTTATCAACTCCACGCAAAGCCTTATTATCCATCACTACGCCGACTTCGATTTCACCATCAAGAACTTGCTCTAAGATGTTCTTTGTGTGCCCGATCTTTAATACCGGTTCGATCTTCTGATGGTTCTTCTGTAAAGAGCTCATCACCCCAGGAAATAATACCAGCGCAAGACTGCGTAAAGTCGCCATCGACAAAGGGCCCGCGTTTTCTTCCTGGGCACCCGCTAAAACACTGCGCAAAACGCGAACTGAATCCAAAACACCTTCCATGGATTCTAGCAAACGTAGACCCTCTGGACTGACCTTAAACTGATTCTTACTGTGCACCAAAAGAGTGGCTCCTAAAGAATCTTCAAGCTTTTTGATCGCCTGACTGACCGCCGATTGTGAAACACGATTCTTTTGCGCGGCCGCCGCGACCCCGCCTAAACGAACAGCATCCAGGAAATATCGAAGGTGATAAAGATTAGGTTCCATTTAAACCTCGAAATAGGAAATTCTTCCATAGAAGATAATAAGTAAAACTGAATATAACATACATTATAATTAACTTTAATAATTTTAAGAAAAATCCTATAAAGAGCCCATTCAAGGAGCACTTTATGATTAAAACGATGGTGATGGGTCTTATTTTTGTATTATCTTCTTCAGCCTTTGCGAGCGACATCTTGCTAGCCCGCCAGTTGGGTCAAACAAGCTGCTATATGACGTCTTCTTACGTAGGCCTTATTTATGCGGGCGAAGAAGTCGACGGTCGCGAACCACGCTACACGGCAGAAATTCCCAATAACGAAAGCCTGAAAGCTGCGATTCAAACGGCAAAGGCATCCGGTTCTTCTTTTATGCCTAAAGAAATCTTTGAAAGAAGCAAAAGCGCTTACGGTGCTTATACGGATGAGCAAATGGTTATCGTATTGACTCCAGCTAATAGCGTTACGAAAAACCTGATTGATCTAATCAATTATAACTGCAGCCCGGAGTAATCCCCTCGCGTGACGGCCCTGCGCCGTTGCGCGTTTCCCCATGACTTGAATCTGCCACTTAGACGCGTTCTAATACCCACATGTATAAGATCTTAGCTATCTGTGGTAGCACGCGAAAACAATCTTCTAATCTGCATGTGATTTCTGCATTTTCAAAAGTTGCAGCAAATATTTTTACCACGGAAGTATTCAGCGAAATCGCCGATCTTCCGCACTTCAATCCCGATCTGGATACGGAAGATCCGCCAAAAGAAATCTCTCGCTTTCGTGAAAAACTGCGCGCGGCCGATGCCATTCTTATTTCAACGCCTGAATATGCTTTAGGCGTTCCAGGCACGCTTAAAAATGCAATTGATTGGACGGTATCATCCATGGAGTTTTCGCAGAAACCTGTGGCGCTCATTACTGCGGGCACCGCGGGTGAAAAAGCACATGCATCACTTTTAGGGACTTTGCTGATTATTGAAAGTCGCATGACGGAACAAACGCAACTTGTTGTGTCGGCAGTTAAAAGCAAAATGAATGGCGATACGTTCACGGATAATAAGACTGAAATAAAGATTCAGGAATTGATCGAAAGTTTAAAGCAGTTGATAGAAAATAAGTCTATGACATTGCTTCCCCGTCCGACGATCATGGGAAATTAAAAAAGAAAAGGCCCGGTACTGGGCCTTTTTAGTTAGTGAGTCGTTCTTCTTTTTGAAGAAGGTGACTTCTTTCTTGCCGTGGATTTCGAAGAGCTCGTTTTAGAAGATGCTCTTTTTGAAGCCGATTTTGCTTTCGCTGATTTTGCAGCTTTCGCAAGACCACCTTTACGACCGCCACGTTTTGATGGCTCTGTATTTGAAACAGCACGACCGGCGCCACCTGTTTCTTTATTAACCGTCGCCCAACCGATTTGCGCGGCTCTTTTGCTAGACATACCACGCTCTTTTTCACTTTCCTCGATGTGGTGGGCTTGGCGTTTTTGTTTTGAAGTGTAACTTTCTTTTGAACCTCTTGGCATATTGATCTCCTCCTATGAAAAAGATGAACTATGACCGCAAGACTCTCTAGTAAATTTACACTTCTATGTGTGAATGCAAGAAAGTTATTTTAGTTGGGACCGATCTCGCTTTCGTTGCTGCTGGTGCGATAGCGGCTGGATTCATTGGTGCGAGACGTATAATCGCTTTGATATGATTTGTCTCGTTTGCCCTCACCCAGACCTGATTTCACGGGGACGCGGTTGGGATTGTGCTCTTTATAGTTTGGCGTATTTGATTTCGGGATGTCTCTGTAAGCCATGGGGACCTCCTATCGTGTTCTTACGCATTTAATGATTTTTAATCACAACTTTCACACAACTATCTTTTTTATCTAAAAATGTTTTATACGCTTCCGGAGCATCTTCGATGTTGATTCGATGAGTGATCAAGAACGAAGGATCGATATCGCCTTGAAGAATATGTTCAAGCAATGCCGTCATATACTTACGCACGTGTGTCTGCCCCATCTTCATCGTCAAACCTTTCGCGAAAGCAGCTCCTAGAGGCATTTTATCTAAAAATCCACCATAAACGCCAGGAATTGAAACCGTTCCGCCTTTACGACATGCTTGAATGGCCTGACGAAGGGCGATGGGTCTGTCTGTTGCCATTTTCACGGACATTTTTGCGGTTTCATATTTGCTGTATAAATCAGTGCCGTGCGCTTCAAGACCTACGGCATCGATGCACGCGTCGGGACCTCGACCACCTGTCAGGATTTTTAGTTCTTCAAGCACATCGCATTCTTCATAGTTCAGGACTTCTGCTTTACAAATTTCTTTTGCGATTTTCAAACGCTCTGGCACACGGTCGATGGCGATCACTCGTTCTGCACCTAACAAATAGGCACTTTCAATCGAAAAAAGTCCTACCGGGCCACAGCCCCACACGGCGACCGTATCCCCCATCTGAATATTGCAGTTCACCGCCGCTTGATAACCAGTCGGAAAAATATCGCTTAAGAAAAGTAACTTGTCGTCATCCATACCGGCAGGCACAACTAACGGTCCCACGTCGCCGAAAGGAACCCGCGCATATTCTGCCTGACCACCGGCATACCCACCATACATGTGCGAATAACCAAAGAGCCCGCCCCCACCGTGACCGTAAAGACCATCAGCTACTTCAGGTTTGGGGTTGCTATTATCACAGAGTGAAAATTCCTGACGACTGCAGAAGAAACAATGCCCGCAAGAAATATTAAATGGCACAACAACTTTGTCTCCGACTTTCACATTTTTTATGTGCGGTCCCACTTCAACGATTTCTCCCATGAACTCGTGACCTAGAATATCGCCTTTTTGCATTGTTGGAATCACGCCATCGAAAAGATGCAGATCTGATCCACATATTGCCGTCGAGGTGATTTTCACGATGACGTCTTGAGGATTCAAGATTCGTGGATCTGGAACTTTTTCGACTTCAACGTGTTTTGTCCCGTGCCAGCAAACCGCTTTCATACTCACTCCTAGTGTAATGCCGTTTTAGTTTCATGCTTTCGATCTGCGCCAGCTGGTTGTCCTTCAACGCGAGGAATTTCTCCGGCTTCAAAAAGTTCACGCAATTTTACAAGGTTCATTTTCAAGTTCTGATGTGGACTTTCACCCAGCATTTTTTCGATGAACTCGGTGAACTTTCCGCCAGGAACATCAAAAGCAATTCGCACTGTCACGACAGTTCCACGGCCATAATCAAGAGGTCGAAATTCAACCCGGCCTGATAGTTTTATTTCCGAAACATGAGTTGAACGCCAGGCAATGACTGAATAAGGTGTGCTCTCAACAATTTCACTGTCCCATTCAAGAGTTTTATTGCCACGCAAAGCTTTCCATTTCCAGTGGGATTTAGTGTCAGATATTTTTGTGACACTTTCCAGTTGCTCGGTGAAAGCCATAAAATTCTGAGGGTTCAACCAAAAGGTGTAGAGGTTTTGTGCTGAAGCCAACACAGTCACAGCTTCGACAGTTTCCAATCCCTTGTCTTCAAGTCTCTTGCGTCGTCCTTCGGGAGAAACTTCAGCATGCTGATTTTCCATACTCACCTCTCTCTATTTCCTCAACCTTATGCCTCTGAAAATGGATGTAAAGACCAGCCTCACGACGTGATATTACAGACCCAATTCAGAACGGCCTATTCTGCCTCACAGAGGAGCTTTTCCTCTTCATAAAATATTTTAAGAAAACCGTATGCTTGCTTAATTGGGCACAGTGTTTGCTCTCTATAAATTGATTGTCGGACTTTTGTGAAAACACTGTTTTTTAACCCGAGACTTTAGCTCGGAAACACAAGGAGGAAGTTATGGCTTCAAGATCCACAAGTTCAAGGAGTACATCTGGTCGTAGCAGCTCAAGCAGACGCTCGCCTTCGACTAGTAGTTCTCGCTCAAGTTCAAGCTCAGGCTCTTCAAGAGGTTCCAGTGCGACTCGCTCCGCTTCTAGCTCTAGAAGAAATCAAGATCAAGACATGGATAGAAGCAATCGCATGAGCCCATATTATGAAAGCGAATCTCGTGGCGGTGGTCAAAGAGGTCACTCGCAACAACAAATGGGATCTCGTGATCGTTACAATGACTACGACGACAATACACAATATTCAGGCAGTCGCAATCAGGGTTGGGATCAAGATTATGATGAAGGTCGTTCTGCAAGTAACACAAGAAATCAAGGTCGTAGCTCACGCTCATCTGAATATGGTCGTAGCAGTGACTATGATGAAGACATCCCACGTCGCAGCACTGGCGGCCGTCAATTCACTCAATCCCACACAAACTGGGATGAAGACTATGATGATTTAGGCAGCCAAGGTCGTTACGCGAATGCGGATCGCGATCAAGAGGAAAATTATTCTCCTTCTCGTCGTGGCTCTCAACGTTCAATGACTTCAGGCTCGAGCTCCGGCTCAAGAAGAGGTCAATCTAGTCAATCGCAACAATCACAATCAGGCAGACGTCCAATGTCTTCTCGTTCTGATCGTTGGGATGAAGACTATGATTCTGAAATGGATGAAGGTCGTCTTCACGCACGCGAAGATTATGAAGACGAAGATTTTGATGAAGAAAGATATTCTCGGAATAATCCGTCTCAATACTAGTTGGCCACAATCCAATTGGTGAAAAAGAAAAGGGGCTTTACGAAGCCCCTTTTTTCATTAATGAAGCTGATCAGAGGAAGGACTTCCCGAAGTCCAAGACGGAGGATCACTCGCCGGAAATGAATCGTCGATCTCTTGATCAATCGGATCGACCGGGCCTAAATTTAACGGTTCACGTTTATTTTTAGCAAGAGCTTTCACAGCGTAGGCGGTCCCCGCTGCTGCGATTGCAAAAAGCAATAGTGTTCTCAGTTTCATGAGCGACCTCCTAGAATGGAATCAGAATACACCCGTCCCTTTCGAATGCAACCCCGCCCGTAGTCCTGCACAAGTCATGTATTCTTGTCAGCCCTCTTGTGAAAATTCATAGACGATTCGATTCTGATTACAAAGCACAGAGAGGATTTCATCATGGAAATATACGAACTGTTAAAGCGAGACCATGATAAATTAAAGCAGCTTTTCGTTGATCTACTCAGTCTTCCTGAAGGAGATAAACAGACACGCCATTTTTTATTGGAACAAATTCGCGATGAACTTGTTCCACACTCACGAGCTGAGGAATCTGTTTTTTACAACTCCTTGCGCACAATCAAATCCTTAAAAGATCGCGCTTTGCATGGCTACAAAGAGCATATGGAAGCAGAAACATTATTACGTATGCTGCAATTACAAAGTAAAACCAATATGGATTGGAAAGCCACGGCTGCGAAACTGAAAGAAGCTCTTGAACATCACATTCACGAGGAAGAAATCGAATTATTCGCCTTGGCTCGTGAAAACTTTTCTGACGAAGAATCGCAGATGATGGCGAATGCCTTTGAAAAACTAAAACCAAAAATTCAAGAACAAACTATCATTGGCACGACTTGGGATATGGTCGCGAATTTAATGCCACCACGATTCTCTGATTCATTTCGAGGAATGAAAGGACCGCAACTTTAAGGGAGACACCATGAAGACTTTGGCAAAAAGATTTTTAATGGGCGTAGGCTTAGGTTTTTTAGGTTCCA containing:
- a CDS encoding Ig-like domain-containing protein, translated to MNTCINLYVTLLLSLGLSFGLSGCTISGDVHATELVPALKSAGSPAYFTNNPTIKVVLTFNRPPDVLKSDDFDLTNATLAQVTAIDSKTYEVTLTPQGQGVVSLRLPQGAALGKRGEESEASTTFEVHFDDIIPTINTLDFDPQNVSFSTSPIIKGNTEPEAILTLYNSITCSGPVLADTKADKTTGDYSLTPATALTTDGDYAWSLKSEDAAGNIYCYPYPLAYHLDRTAPSVPTISLVNGSIEDNPIAINVSSCVDANQNPDSFYQVAFIPDGGVAPAIGDAAWVSCAAGVNTTTLTGDGAHTINMWVRDEAGNVAQSNTISVTLDTVTPSLTIPIANSLNRNSSQTTLAADADVVSDEEGGGAYSLVAATSPKCSDYGSVQIDASTGEFSFTPTAHYFNKDGATSYNGGPCNIKVQFADQVSPTPHIITKEMAVSVDFVDEVPAITAWPGTNGTVAEKCGNKCFANAVFDVSFTANPGGNATFPDPQNLTCWASSADTYYVDVASCDITGNNGTLALQMGSAHALVSDVTQVTLYVSDGVSNVSKTFNVHVDNYVMSMYPALVASTPLSCLLCHANVQADIVSDFGVAKTSYNNASSILGMTPLANSHIQHTLNNTYGFSVTGSLYMPDITVTDKNFIKQATGNPNSAPINLKTFLLNAWNYYPVITDYWGGIITDSDGYAKVDPTPVAQPAALPSNRLLGGIQTKSSITIRAPSDAEIIALDSSLNASTVAYVFKGPNSKPGLSGLQIVNLGNGNFVKNNGTIVCYGSIIISGTLYLKNPDIQTDDVGCSIYVAGSVFIETDRANAITYLGGTSSPTLQITSSRNLYMGVNMYDIKYQRGGDAFALEASKIVNAANPSGLRDAVEGATTIKSNGGDSGSLEYMRCPLHPGHAAYLDAHYVSNGNYTACDASVDSVKCAYADQIFANWRGVVTGYNHYDATPIVYNSATNTLTNMISAYESMCRYNSGWQMANYANYGWSWNGSWAEDTSLYGSATINTIRRSTTFNHFRVNAKAVHSRYAGTFRGSVIAPYALFAIGNLVFQYDTTLNAVVPFPRLMVPNPIFDVQ
- a CDS encoding LysR family transcriptional regulator translates to MEPNLYHLRYFLDAVRLGGVAAAAQKNRVSQSAVSQAIKKLEDSLGATLLVHSKNQFKVSPEGLRLLESMEGVLDSVRVLRSVLAGAQEENAGPLSMATLRSLALVLFPGVMSSLQKNHQKIEPVLKIGHTKNILEQVLDGEIEVGVVMDNKALRGVDKYILHEGHFCCVIGKGFKDQYKTLGFLATEEKPGVAEVRKLYKNRYKKTAPVSMIVESWEVIARFASEGLGIGFVPDFVAASVPHLQLTEVYSEFAHKIKYKIVLISKGDLSANAQLLAKELERSTAKVFQSAIS
- a CDS encoding NADPH-dependent FMN reductase; translation: MYKILAICGSTRKQSSNLHVISAFSKVAANIFTTEVFSEIADLPHFNPDLDTEDPPKEISRFREKLRAADAILISTPEYALGVPGTLKNAIDWTVSSMEFSQKPVALITAGTAGEKAHASLLGTLLIIESRMTEQTQLVVSAVKSKMNGDTFTDNKTEIKIQELIESLKQLIENKSMTLLPRPTIMGN
- a CDS encoding plasmid stabilization protein: MPRGSKESYTSKQKRQAHHIEESEKERGMSSKRAAQIGWATVNKETGGAGRAVSNTEPSKRGGRKGGLAKAAKSAKAKSASKRASSKTSSSKSTARKKSPSSKRRTTH
- a CDS encoding zinc-dependent alcohol dehydrogenase, with product MKAVCWHGTKHVEVEKVPDPRILNPQDVIVKITSTAICGSDLHLFDGVIPTMQKGDILGHEFMGEIVEVGPHIKNVKVGDKVVVPFNISCGHCFFCSRQEFSLCDNSNPKPEVADGLYGHGGGGLFGYSHMYGGYAGGQAEYARVPFGDVGPLVVPAGMDDDKLLFLSDIFPTGYQAAVNCNIQMGDTVAVWGCGPVGLFSIESAYLLGAERVIAIDRVPERLKIAKEICKAEVLNYEECDVLEELKILTGGRGPDACIDAVGLEAHGTDLYSKYETAKMSVKMATDRPIALRQAIQACRKGGTVSIPGVYGGFLDKMPLGAAFAKGLTMKMGQTHVRKYMTALLEHILQGDIDPSFLITHRINIEDAPEAYKTFLDKKDSCVKVVIKNH
- a CDS encoding SRPBCC family protein, with protein sequence MENQHAEVSPEGRRKRLEDKGLETVEAVTVLASAQNLYTFWLNPQNFMAFTEQLESVTKISDTKSHWKWKALRGNKTLEWDSEIVESTPYSVIAWRSTHVSEIKLSGRVEFRPLDYGRGTVVTVRIAFDVPGGKFTEFIEKMLGESPHQNLKMNLVKLRELFEAGEIPRVEGQPAGADRKHETKTALH
- a CDS encoding hemerythrin domain-containing protein, whose product is MEIYELLKRDHDKLKQLFVDLLSLPEGDKQTRHFLLEQIRDELVPHSRAEESVFYNSLRTIKSLKDRALHGYKEHMEAETLLRMLQLQSKTNMDWKATAAKLKEALEHHIHEEEIELFALARENFSDEESQMMANAFEKLKPKIQEQTIIGTTWDMVANLMPPRFSDSFRGMKGPQL